In Bacillus sp. SB49, a single window of DNA contains:
- a CDS encoding CoA transferase subunit A, translating to MKQIYSSYQEAVKDIKDHATIMVGGFGLVGIPENLILALVESNVKHLTVISNNCGVDDWGLGLLLKNKQIDKMIGSYVGENKEFERQVLAGELEVELTPQGTLAERIRAGGAGIPAFYTPAGVGTPIAEGREVRTFGDKEYLMQTGLTADFSLVRAWKGDRYGNLVYNKTARNFNPMMATAGAVTIAEVETLVEPGELDADRIHTPGIYVQGLIEGAQEKRIERRTVTQA from the coding sequence ATGAAACAAATTTATTCATCTTATCAAGAAGCGGTCAAAGACATAAAAGACCATGCCACGATCATGGTCGGAGGGTTCGGGCTCGTCGGTATTCCGGAGAACTTGATCCTCGCCCTCGTCGAATCGAACGTGAAACACCTCACCGTCATCTCGAACAACTGCGGGGTCGACGATTGGGGGCTCGGACTTCTGCTTAAAAATAAACAAATCGATAAAATGATCGGCTCCTACGTCGGGGAGAACAAGGAATTCGAACGCCAGGTGCTCGCAGGGGAGCTCGAGGTCGAGCTGACGCCGCAGGGGACGCTCGCAGAACGAATCCGTGCAGGCGGCGCGGGTATTCCGGCCTTCTACACACCGGCGGGCGTCGGAACGCCGATTGCGGAAGGCAGGGAAGTGCGGACGTTTGGCGACAAGGAGTACCTCATGCAGACAGGGCTCACCGCCGATTTCAGCCTCGTGCGTGCCTGGAAGGGCGACCGCTACGGCAACCTCGTCTATAACAAGACGGCGCGTAATTTCAACCCGATGATGGCGACAGCAGGAGCCGTCACGATCGCCGAAGTCGAAACGCTCGTCGAACCGGGGGAACTCGATGCCGATCGTATCCATACGCCGGGCATTTACGTCCAAGGATTGATCGAAGGCGCACAGGAGAAGCGGATCGAACGCCGTACCGTCACACAGGCATAA
- a CDS encoding sigma-54 interaction domain-containing protein: MLSLENQRNHVLETLFGNVEHCIVVVDKEGLISYMNESYCRFLAVDQAKVGGRHVTEVIENTRMHIVVETGEEEMADLQQIRGDYMIAHRIPLYENGEIIGALGMVLFRDTDEWKIMNSHIKDLLLELETYRSQMQQLNGAKYSLHDIISQSPGMLALKEKIRKTAHSDISILLRGESGTGKELFAHSIHHLSERSHQPFIKVNCAAIPEHLIEAELFGYQEGAFTGAKKGGKPGKFQLANGGTLFLDEIGDMPMHAQVKILRVLQEGEVEAVGAVHPQDIDVRIIAATNQSLEEMIKNQTFREDLYYRINVVQIDIPPLRARGDDQRVLAKYLLQKITARTGKRIREFDEAVEALFTSYPWPGNVRELENVIESAVHMADGEKITLIDLPSHLTSMQEGLDGEQSLKDVVEHAEKQAIARALDACGGDKTKAAARLRIGKSSFYDKVKKYGL, encoded by the coding sequence ATGCTTTCATTGGAAAACCAACGGAACCACGTATTGGAGACACTGTTCGGAAATGTCGAGCACTGTATCGTCGTTGTCGATAAGGAAGGACTCATCTCTTATATGAACGAAAGCTACTGCCGGTTTCTCGCGGTCGATCAAGCGAAGGTCGGCGGCCGGCATGTGACGGAAGTGATCGAGAACACGCGGATGCACATCGTCGTCGAGACCGGCGAGGAGGAGATGGCGGACCTTCAGCAGATCCGCGGCGACTACATGATCGCCCACCGGATTCCGCTTTATGAAAACGGCGAGATCATCGGTGCGCTCGGCATGGTGCTTTTCCGTGATACGGATGAGTGGAAGATCATGAATTCCCATATCAAGGACCTTCTTTTGGAATTGGAGACATACCGGAGTCAGATGCAGCAGCTGAACGGGGCGAAATACTCGCTGCACGATATCATCAGCCAGTCGCCCGGGATGCTTGCGCTGAAGGAGAAGATCCGCAAGACCGCCCACAGCGACATCTCCATTCTCCTGCGCGGCGAGAGCGGAACGGGCAAGGAGCTGTTCGCCCACAGCATCCATCACTTGAGCGAACGCAGCCATCAGCCGTTCATCAAAGTGAACTGTGCCGCCATTCCGGAGCATCTGATCGAAGCGGAGCTGTTCGGCTATCAGGAGGGTGCCTTCACGGGGGCGAAAAAGGGCGGCAAGCCGGGCAAATTCCAGCTCGCGAACGGCGGGACGCTTTTTCTTGATGAGATCGGGGACATGCCGATGCACGCCCAGGTGAAAATCCTCCGCGTGCTTCAGGAAGGGGAGGTCGAAGCGGTCGGTGCCGTCCATCCGCAGGACATCGACGTCCGGATCATCGCTGCGACCAACCAGTCGCTCGAGGAGATGATCAAGAACCAGACGTTCCGGGAAGATCTCTATTACCGGATCAACGTCGTCCAGATCGATATCCCGCCGCTCCGGGCCAGAGGCGATGACCAGCGCGTCCTTGCGAAATACCTGCTGCAAAAAATCACCGCCCGGACAGGGAAGCGTATCCGGGAGTTCGATGAAGCGGTCGAAGCCTTATTCACGTCCTACCCTTGGCCCGGGAACGTCCGCGAACTCGAAAACGTCATCGAGTCCGCCGTCCACATGGCCGACGGGGAGAAAATTACGCTGATCGATCTTCCTTCCCATCTCACCAGCATGCAGGAAGGGCTCGACGGGGAGCAGTCGCTCAAGGACGTCGTCGAGCATGCGGAGAAGCAAGCCATCGCCCGCGCACTGGACGCCTGCGGCGGTGACAAGACGAAAGCCGCCGCGAGACTCCGGATCGGCAAATCAAGCTTCTATGACAAAGTGAAAAAATACGGCCTCTGA
- a CDS encoding IS3 family transposase (programmed frameshift) — protein sequence MNKWSKEEKLSIVWRYQNENISIRGLSEELDIDNSSLRYWVKLFEYHGNEAFHFPYTNYPPAFKLKVINYIQETGASIREASALFHIPDFSMVRRWIVKWKQGGLAALGPAQEDQLLMAKDKSNKPSRSFKSIEEEIEYLRMENAYLKKLNALVEEEQEPTERQKAQTVFELRHAFPVYKLVKVAGIPRSTYYYHVKQMGKTDPDRELKEKITEIFHQSDRKYGYRRVQNQLENEGIHVNHKKVYRLMKELGLRCQVRMKKYHSYKGKVGEVADNLLNREFTASKPNQKWVTDITEFKLFGEKLYLSPILDLFNGEIITYTIGLRPTYALVAEMLENGLQRLNPEDELMMHSDQGWHYQMRPYRERLQEAGITQSMSRKGNCHDNAVIENFFGIMKSELLYYKEFESIEHFKEQLAAFMDNYNHQRIKSKLRMSPIQFREKFNKAS from the exons ATGAATAAATGGAGTAAAGAAGAAAAGTTAAGCATTGTGTGGAGATATCAAAACGAAAACATCAGTATACGAGGACTTTCCGAAGAACTCGACATCGATAATTCTTCGTTACGATATTGGGTCAAATTGTTTGAGTATCATGGGAATGAAGCTTTTCACTTTCCCTATACAAACTACCCTCCTGCCTTTAAACTGAAGGTAATTAACTATATTCAGGAAACAGGAGCCTCCATACGTGAAGCTTCCGCTCTCTTTCACATTCCAGACTTCTCCATGGTTCGCCGATGGATCGTGAAGTGGAAACAGGGCGGCCTGGCGGCCTTGGGTCCTGCACAGGAGGATCAACTACTTATGGCTAAGGACAAATCCAATAAACCGTCTCGTTCTTTCAAATCGATAGAAGAAGAAATCGAATACCTACGCATGGAGAACGCTTATCTAAAAAAATTAAATGCCTTAGTCGAAGAGGAA CAAGAACCAACCGAAAGGCAAAAAGCCCAAACGGTCTTCGAACTAAGGCACGCCTTCCCTGTATATAAACTCGTCAAGGTAGCTGGTATCCCCCGTAGTACTTACTACTATCACGTGAAGCAGATGGGGAAAACAGATCCTGATCGTGAGCTGAAAGAAAAGATCACGGAAATCTTCCATCAATCTGATAGGAAATACGGGTATCGTCGGGTTCAAAATCAGTTGGAGAATGAAGGTATTCATGTGAATCATAAAAAAGTTTACCGCCTGATGAAAGAGTTAGGCCTTCGATGCCAAGTTCGCATGAAGAAATACCATTCTTATAAAGGGAAAGTCGGTGAAGTAGCCGATAATCTCTTGAATAGGGAATTTACAGCTTCGAAACCGAATCAGAAATGGGTAACGGATATTACGGAGTTTAAATTGTTTGGTGAAAAACTCTATCTTTCTCCCATTCTGGACTTATTTAATGGTGAAATCATTACGTATACGATCGGGTTGCGCCCTACGTACGCCTTGGTAGCGGAAATGTTGGAGAACGGCCTTCAGCGTTTGAACCCGGAAGACGAATTAATGATGCATTCCGACCAGGGATGGCATTATCAAATGCGTCCCTATCGAGAACGTCTTCAAGAGGCAGGCATCACCCAAAGTATGTCTAGAAAAGGGAACTGTCACGATAATGCCGTGATAGAAAACTTCTTCGGCATCATGAAATCAGAGCTTTTATACTACAAAGAATTTGAAAGTATCGAGCACTTCAAAGAGCAACTGGCAGCGTTTATGGATAATTATAATCATCAAAGAATTAAGTCGAAACTCCGCATGAGTCCGATTCAATTTCGTGAGAAATTTAATAAAGCGTCATAA
- a CDS encoding GntP family permease → MLGIFLGLAVLMALAYIGWSIIWVAPIAAGVVAITGGLDLLDAYKDTYMGGFVAFAKDWFPVFMLGAIFGKLMEDTGMARSVAVALTKLIGTKRAILGVLVSAAVLTYGGVSLFVVVFAVYPLALSLFREANISRKLIPATVALGAFTFTMTALPGSPQIQNLIPMEYFQTSATAAPAMGIIAAIIMAVGGYFYLRWREKKLTQKGEVFTEPQEKKETEKQTRMPNFFLSLLPLLTVLLTLNLLDWDIVIALISGIVLIMLLNITMFKKFIPSINGGASGSVIAIINTSAAVGFGTVVREVPGFQSLTQALMSIKGNPLISEAIAVNVLAGATGSASGGMGIALEALGSKYYEIAMNTGISPEAFHRVASLSSGGLDALPHNGAVLTLFAITGMTHKDSYKDIFVVAVLIPVISVAAVILLNTIGIL, encoded by the coding sequence ATGCTAGGAATATTTCTCGGACTCGCTGTCCTGATGGCCCTCGCCTATATCGGCTGGTCGATCATCTGGGTAGCCCCGATCGCAGCAGGAGTCGTCGCCATCACCGGCGGCCTCGACCTGCTCGATGCCTATAAAGATACGTACATGGGAGGCTTCGTCGCCTTCGCCAAAGACTGGTTCCCCGTCTTCATGCTCGGAGCCATCTTCGGAAAACTGATGGAGGACACCGGCATGGCCCGTTCCGTCGCCGTCGCCCTTACGAAGCTGATCGGAACGAAACGCGCCATCCTCGGCGTCCTCGTCTCGGCAGCCGTCCTGACCTACGGAGGCGTCAGCCTGTTCGTCGTCGTCTTCGCCGTCTACCCGCTCGCTCTGTCCCTGTTCCGCGAAGCCAACATCAGCAGGAAGCTGATCCCGGCGACCGTCGCCCTCGGTGCCTTCACCTTCACGATGACGGCCCTGCCAGGTTCGCCGCAGATCCAGAACCTGATCCCGATGGAATACTTCCAGACGAGCGCTACCGCCGCACCAGCCATGGGAATCATTGCAGCCATCATCATGGCCGTCGGAGGCTACTTCTACTTAAGGTGGAGGGAGAAGAAGCTCACCCAAAAAGGGGAAGTCTTCACAGAACCACAAGAGAAGAAAGAAACCGAGAAACAGACGAGAATGCCGAACTTCTTCCTGTCGCTCCTGCCGTTACTGACCGTCTTACTTACTTTGAATCTGTTGGACTGGGATATCGTTATCGCCCTTATATCAGGAATCGTACTGATCATGCTCTTGAACATCACGATGTTCAAGAAATTCATTCCGTCCATCAACGGCGGCGCATCCGGCTCCGTCATCGCCATCATCAACACGAGTGCAGCCGTCGGCTTCGGTACCGTCGTCCGTGAAGTACCCGGCTTCCAGAGCCTCACCCAGGCCCTGATGAGCATCAAAGGCAATCCGCTCATCTCCGAAGCCATCGCCGTCAACGTCCTCGCAGGCGCCACCGGCTCTGCATCCGGCGGCATGGGCATCGCCCTCGAAGCCCTCGGCTCGAAATATTACGAAATCGCCATGAACACAGGCATCAGCCCGGAAGCGTTCCACCGCGTCGCTTCCCTCTCATCCGGCGGACTCGACGCCCTGCCCCACAACGGCGCCGTGCTCACCCTGTTCGCCATTACGGGCATGACCCACAAAGACAGCTACAAAGACATCTTCGTCGTCGCTGTCCTCATTCCGGTCATCTCCGTCGCCGCCGTCATCCTTTTGAACACGATCGGCATTCTATGA
- a CDS encoding thiolase family protein: MKSVYIIEGARTPFGTFGGALKDVDPTTLGVTAGKEALKRSGIRAEDIDFSVIGNVIHSSQNAPYLARHIALKTGIPTTSPALAVNRLCGSGLQSVISAAQSIQLGEGDTALAGGVDSMSLAPYALRGSRFGTKLSAPKVDDTLWAALTDEYIGAGMGMTGENLADKYEISREAQDEYAVRSHQLAAEARRSGRFEEEIAPVEVKTRKGTVTIKEDEHIREDTDVEKLSRLKPAFKKDGSVTGGNASGINDGAGAVILAGEDYVSKNSVQPIAKILSWSVAGVDPEYMGIGPAPAIRDAVEKAGLSLADMDLIEVNEAFASQYLAVEKELGLDRDKTNVNGGAIALGHPVGASGTRVLYTMIKELKRSGKRYGVASLCIGGGQGIAMVVEAQ; this comes from the coding sequence ATGAAATCTGTTTATATCATCGAAGGAGCACGTACCCCGTTCGGGACATTCGGAGGTGCGCTGAAAGACGTCGATCCGACGACCCTCGGCGTCACAGCCGGTAAGGAAGCATTGAAACGGAGCGGCATCCGGGCGGAGGACATTGATTTCAGCGTCATCGGCAACGTCATCCACTCCTCCCAGAACGCCCCGTATTTAGCGAGACACATCGCCTTGAAAACAGGCATCCCGACGACGAGTCCGGCACTCGCCGTCAATCGACTGTGCGGCTCCGGCCTCCAGTCCGTCATCTCCGCTGCCCAGTCGATCCAGCTCGGTGAAGGCGACACCGCACTCGCAGGCGGCGTCGACAGCATGAGCCTCGCCCCCTATGCCTTAAGGGGAAGCCGGTTCGGGACGAAGCTGTCCGCACCGAAGGTCGACGATACGCTCTGGGCCGCGCTGACCGATGAGTACATAGGTGCCGGTATGGGCATGACCGGGGAGAACCTTGCCGATAAATATGAAATCAGCCGCGAAGCCCAGGACGAATACGCCGTCCGCAGCCACCAGCTCGCAGCCGAAGCGCGCCGGAGCGGCAGGTTCGAGGAAGAAATCGCCCCTGTCGAAGTGAAAACGAGAAAAGGCACCGTCACCATAAAAGAAGATGAACATATCCGTGAAGACACCGACGTCGAGAAGCTCAGCCGCCTGAAGCCCGCCTTCAAGAAGGACGGGAGCGTCACCGGCGGCAATGCGAGCGGCATCAACGACGGAGCGGGGGCCGTCATTTTGGCAGGCGAAGACTATGTTTCCAAGAACAGCGTCCAGCCGATCGCGAAGATCCTCTCCTGGTCCGTCGCCGGCGTCGATCCCGAATACATGGGCATCGGACCCGCGCCCGCCATCCGTGATGCCGTCGAAAAAGCCGGTCTGAGCCTTGCCGATATGGACCTGATCGAAGTGAACGAAGCGTTCGCCTCGCAGTATCTCGCGGTCGAAAAAGAACTCGGCCTCGATCGAGACAAAACCAACGTCAACGGCGGCGCCATCGCCCTCGGCCATCCGGTCGGCGCGAGCGGAACCCGCGTCCTGTACACGATGATCAAAGAACTGAAGCGGAGCGGCAAGCGCTACGGCGTCGCTTCCTTGTGCATCGGAGGCGGCCAGGGAATCGCCATGGTCGTCGAAGCCCAATAA
- the rlmH gene encoding 23S rRNA (pseudouridine(1915)-N(3))-methyltransferase RlmH: MKLTIVTVGKLKEKYLKQGIAEYTKRLGPYAKVDVIEVPDEKAPENLSEAQMLEVKQKEGERILAKISPDTYVITLEIEGKQLTSEKLAKKMDELATYGKSKVAFVIGGSLGLSDEVLERSDFGLSFSNMTFPHQLMRLMLVEQVYRAFKINRNEPYHK; the protein is encoded by the coding sequence ATGAAACTAACGATCGTAACAGTCGGAAAACTGAAAGAAAAATACTTGAAGCAGGGCATCGCCGAATACACGAAACGCCTCGGCCCCTACGCCAAAGTCGACGTCATCGAAGTCCCTGACGAAAAAGCACCCGAAAACCTGAGCGAAGCCCAAATGCTCGAAGTGAAACAGAAGGAAGGCGAACGCATCCTTGCGAAGATCTCCCCGGATACGTACGTCATCACCCTGGAGATCGAAGGTAAACAGCTCACCTCCGAGAAGCTGGCGAAGAAAATGGACGAGCTTGCGACTTACGGGAAAAGCAAAGTGGCCTTCGTGATCGGCGGATCGCTCGGATTGAGTGATGAGGTGCTGGAGCGGAGTGATTTCGGGCTGTCGTTCTCGAATATGACGTTCCCGCACCAGTTGATGCGGTTGATGCTGGTGGAGCAGGTGTATCGGGCGTTTAAGATTAATCGGAATGAACCGTACCATAAATAG
- a CDS encoding CPBP family intramembrane glutamic endopeptidase: MNNQDTSWKEKDPWGRKELLFLLGIEFFVGIIFIKFVLHPIYSDFLEDDLYAGTLVGLTLAITLISGVYFIALRPKNLSWSAVGVKPFRKKDWKLIFIYSITLLVGAVIIVVLTSFIGNTWENNKTEALQRDVTFLTVLLAFVSAAIISPIYEEIFYRGFLYRWFRTRYGLWIAVLLSSFVFTIVHIPTYNVMPVNFFSGIIFALAYERTNSIWPAVLIHGLTNGTMVLLTSLG, from the coding sequence ATGAACAATCAAGACACGAGCTGGAAAGAAAAAGATCCATGGGGCAGGAAGGAATTATTATTTTTATTAGGAATCGAGTTTTTTGTGGGGATCATATTCATCAAATTCGTTCTTCATCCTATCTATTCAGACTTTCTGGAGGATGATTTATATGCAGGGACGTTAGTGGGGCTTACATTAGCCATCACGTTAATTTCGGGGGTCTATTTCATTGCTCTTCGACCTAAGAATCTCTCTTGGAGCGCAGTAGGAGTGAAACCATTCCGTAAAAAGGATTGGAAGTTGATTTTCATCTATTCCATAACATTACTCGTCGGTGCTGTCATCATCGTCGTACTCACCAGTTTCATAGGGAATACGTGGGAAAATAATAAGACCGAGGCGCTCCAGCGGGACGTCACGTTTCTTACCGTCCTCCTTGCCTTCGTCTCTGCAGCAATCATCTCACCGATTTATGAAGAAATCTTTTACCGCGGGTTTTTATACAGGTGGTTCCGCACCCGTTATGGGTTATGGATTGCCGTCCTGCTAAGTTCGTTCGTCTTCACCATCGTCCATATCCCGACTTACAATGTCATGCCCGTGAATTTCTTCAGTGGGATCATTTTCGCCTTGGCCTATGAACGTACCAACTCCATTTGGCCTGCCGTCCTTATTCACGGCCTCACGAATGGAACGATGGTTTTATTGACGAGTTTGGGATAG
- a CDS encoding 3-hydroxybutyrate dehydrogenase — protein sequence MVNNKIVFITGAASGIGYQLGAAFARQGAKVALSDINKEKVEQAAAGLKEEGLEAIGLVCDVTKEEQIKAAVDQTVDTYGRLDVLINNAGLQHVASIEDFPTEKFELITKIMLVAPFMATKHVFPIMKKQGFGRILNMSSINGLIGFAGKSAYNSAKHGVIGLTKVTALEGAEHGITVNAICPGYVDTPLVRNQLEDLAANRGIELEKVLEEVIYPLVPQKRLLEVEEIADYALFLASDQAKGITGQATVIDGGYTTQ from the coding sequence ATGGTCAACAATAAAATTGTTTTCATCACAGGAGCAGCAAGCGGAATCGGCTACCAGCTCGGTGCCGCCTTCGCAAGACAAGGAGCGAAGGTCGCCCTCAGCGACATCAACAAGGAGAAGGTCGAACAAGCGGCCGCAGGCTTGAAGGAGGAGGGACTGGAGGCGATCGGACTCGTCTGTGACGTCACGAAGGAAGAGCAGATCAAGGCAGCTGTCGATCAGACGGTCGACACATACGGCCGACTCGACGTCCTCATCAACAATGCGGGACTCCAGCACGTGGCGTCCATCGAAGATTTTCCGACGGAGAAGTTCGAGCTGATCACGAAGATCATGCTTGTCGCGCCGTTCATGGCGACGAAGCACGTCTTCCCGATCATGAAAAAGCAGGGCTTCGGCCGTATTCTCAACATGTCCTCGATCAACGGCCTGATCGGATTCGCCGGAAAATCCGCTTACAACAGCGCGAAGCACGGCGTCATCGGCCTGACCAAAGTGACGGCGCTCGAGGGGGCAGAGCACGGCATCACCGTTAACGCCATCTGCCCGGGCTATGTCGATACGCCGCTCGTCCGCAACCAGCTGGAAGATCTCGCCGCCAACCGCGGCATCGAGCTTGAAAAGGTCTTGGAAGAAGTCATTTACCCGCTCGTTCCACAGAAGCGTCTGCTTGAAGTCGAGGAGATCGCCGATTACGCGCTGTTCCTCGCAAGCGACCAGGCAAAAGGAATCACAGGCCAGGCTACCGTCATCGACGGCGGCTACACGACCCAATAA
- the yeiL gene encoding transcriptional regulator YeiL, translating into MEIYKGEKKRMYIEEHSIADRFSFPMEEFLEVREYQRDEWIIREDRRPDFLFYMTEGKAKIYVTHQNGKVSLINFINAHDYIGEMELLNDVYYTKGIQASTKTICFALPFLQYRTKLMEDAKFLRELTKFLSVKATSMAAKYSQSLAFPLENRLADFILQTADKGIYKEKHVIVCDYLGVSYRHLLHVLAQFCEKGYLQKEGRNYRILNKHALEELAEAIKNR; encoded by the coding sequence GTGGAAATTTACAAAGGTGAAAAGAAGCGAATGTATATAGAGGAGCATTCCATTGCCGATCGGTTTTCTTTTCCGATGGAAGAGTTTCTTGAAGTGAGGGAGTATCAGCGGGATGAATGGATCATCCGGGAAGACAGGCGGCCGGACTTTTTATTTTATATGACAGAAGGAAAAGCGAAGATCTATGTAACGCATCAAAACGGGAAAGTTTCGCTGATCAATTTCATTAATGCGCACGATTATATCGGCGAGATGGAACTGTTGAATGACGTGTACTATACAAAAGGGATCCAGGCCTCCACAAAAACGATTTGTTTTGCCCTGCCGTTTCTGCAGTATCGTACGAAGTTAATGGAAGACGCGAAGTTTCTTCGGGAATTGACGAAGTTCCTGAGTGTCAAAGCGACGTCCATGGCAGCTAAATATTCACAAAGCCTGGCTTTTCCTTTGGAAAACAGGCTGGCGGACTTCATTCTACAGACGGCAGACAAAGGGATATACAAAGAAAAGCACGTGATCGTCTGTGACTATTTAGGCGTTTCCTACCGCCATCTCCTGCATGTTTTGGCACAGTTTTGCGAAAAAGGGTACCTTCAAAAAGAAGGGAGAAACTATCGGATTCTGAACAAGCATGCGTTGGAGGAGCTGGCAGAAGCGATCAAGAATAGATGA
- a CDS encoding 3-oxoacid CoA-transferase subunit B, which translates to MAVQLDKKQVREMIARRAEQEIESGYYVNLGIGMPTMVANYIQEDKEVVLQSENGLLGIGRFPTEDEVDPDLINAGKETVTASVGASYCSSAESFAMIRGEHLDLAILGGMEVAENGDLANWMIPGKMIKGMGGAMDIVHGSKKVVIIMDHVNKHGDPKILKSCSLPLTGKGVVDRIITERAVMDVTEEGLKLVEIAEGWSVEEIEASTEAALIISDELVKMTT; encoded by the coding sequence ATGGCTGTACAACTCGATAAGAAGCAAGTGAGAGAAATGATCGCAAGACGTGCCGAACAGGAAATTGAAAGCGGTTACTATGTCAATTTAGGGATCGGGATGCCGACGATGGTCGCGAACTACATCCAGGAAGACAAAGAAGTCGTCCTCCAGTCGGAGAACGGACTGCTCGGAATCGGCCGCTTCCCGACCGAAGATGAAGTCGACCCGGATCTGATCAATGCAGGTAAGGAGACGGTCACTGCATCCGTCGGTGCTTCCTACTGCAGCAGCGCCGAATCGTTCGCGATGATCCGCGGCGAGCATTTGGACTTGGCGATCCTCGGCGGCATGGAAGTCGCAGAGAACGGCGACCTCGCCAACTGGATGATCCCGGGGAAAATGATCAAAGGCATGGGCGGCGCGATGGATATCGTCCACGGCTCGAAGAAGGTCGTCATCATCATGGATCACGTCAATAAACATGGCGATCCGAAAATCCTGAAGTCCTGCAGCCTGCCCCTGACCGGTAAAGGCGTCGTCGACCGGATCATCACCGAACGTGCCGTCATGGACGTGACGGAAGAAGGGCTGAAGCTCGTCGAAATCGCCGAAGGCTGGAGCGTCGAAGAAATCGAGGCATCGACAGAAGCAGCACTCATCATCAGCGATGAGCTCGTAAAAATGACTACGTAA
- a CDS encoding MFS transporter translates to MNTQRWMSTHFFSFFLTWGIFLPYWAGWMIQTKGISVSEASLIMSIGLVARGLSTLFAFPYILERVSNKTLLNIAAIGTLLGILCYIPADSFPSLLIVTVFLHIFYPTLMPALDSVAGVLVQSKELKHYGKSRQWGSIGFVSVGILLTVFTGMFGDDVIFWALLLGNSCFTALSFTRAPDILTRKPQADQAKRVNILDLFRTKHFLIVLIIVVLLQAAHATYYNYGYIFLQEIDAPIYLIGVIINIAVLAEIIFFSIADKRFNRFSPGTLLALAAAGSSLRWVLVFAFPNVLVFCFAQILHAFSFAMGHYAFMKYLTANIPHTHIPKAQGIYSAFALSWSTAVFTVFGGFLYEIEPRFAFIGMLACSLPAMLVALMYRKLEGEKKVLLSA, encoded by the coding sequence ATGAACACACAGCGTTGGATGAGCACACACTTTTTCAGCTTCTTTCTGACATGGGGGATTTTTCTACCCTATTGGGCAGGCTGGATGATCCAGACGAAAGGAATCAGCGTTTCAGAAGCCAGCTTGATCATGAGTATCGGCTTAGTGGCGAGAGGGCTTTCCACATTATTCGCTTTCCCGTATATATTAGAACGAGTGAGCAATAAAACACTGTTGAACATTGCGGCAATCGGCACGCTGCTGGGAATCCTTTGTTACATACCAGCTGATTCATTCCCAAGCTTACTCATAGTAACCGTCTTTCTGCATATTTTTTATCCGACGTTAATGCCGGCCCTGGACAGCGTAGCCGGTGTCCTTGTCCAAAGCAAGGAATTGAAACACTACGGAAAAAGCCGCCAATGGGGATCGATCGGGTTCGTCTCTGTAGGAATCCTGTTAACTGTATTTACAGGAATGTTCGGCGATGACGTGATTTTCTGGGCGCTCTTGCTTGGCAACAGCTGCTTTACAGCTCTCAGCTTCACACGTGCTCCGGACATTTTAACCCGGAAGCCTCAAGCCGACCAGGCGAAAAGAGTGAACATCTTAGACCTGTTCCGCACCAAACATTTTTTAATCGTACTGATTATTGTCGTCCTGCTTCAAGCCGCCCATGCTACCTATTACAACTACGGCTATATTTTCTTACAAGAGATTGATGCCCCCATTTATTTAATTGGAGTCATCATCAACATTGCCGTCCTGGCCGAAATCATTTTCTTTTCCATTGCAGATAAGCGTTTCAACCGCTTTTCACCCGGAACCTTATTGGCATTGGCCGCGGCTGGATCTTCCCTGCGGTGGGTACTCGTATTCGCCTTTCCGAACGTCCTAGTCTTTTGTTTCGCACAGATCCTGCATGCCTTTTCCTTTGCCATGGGGCACTACGCCTTTATGAAGTACTTAACAGCAAACATCCCACACACACATATTCCGAAAGCTCAAGGGATCTACTCCGCTTTTGCGCTCAGCTGGAGCACCGCGGTATTCACCGTTTTCGGCGGCTTCTTATATGAAATAGAGCCGAGGTTCGCTTTCATTGGAATGCTTGCGTGCAGCCTGCCTGCGATGTTGGTTGCGCTTATGTATCGCAAGTTGGAAGGGGAAAAGAAGGTTTTATTGTCTGCTTAG